From the Musa acuminata AAA Group cultivar baxijiao chromosome BXJ3-7, Cavendish_Baxijiao_AAA, whole genome shotgun sequence genome, one window contains:
- the LOC135642029 gene encoding uncharacterized protein LOC135642029, which produces MAMQAGISSSKVLVLVGAGLTGSIILRNGRLSDVLSDLQELMKGVSDTNVSSNYYDSALLASQIKHLAKEIRDLTISRPVTIVNGDNTTGGLTSYIMPAAAIGALGYCYMWWKGWSFSDVMFVTKRNMASAVANVSKQLEQVSAALAATKRHLTQRLENLDGKLDEQKEMSKCIMNEVNEVKTDLSQIGFDIESIQNMIAGLEGKIGLLENKQDMTNAGIYYLCQFAGGIKDGLNGKFFQEASEKLQFTQSSITFSPDESSKGLQFIAENIKVGEADKLKPATISQKDMQEKPMKTTILRSTTIHRSFPGGISHRKDGIAL; this is translated from the exons ATGGCGATGCAGGCGGGGATCTCGTCATCCAAAGTCCTCGTTCTCGTTGGTGCAG GTCTGACCGGTTCGATAATCTTAAGGAATGGCCGGCTGTCTGATGTATTGTCGGATCTTCAG GAACTTATGAAAGGCGTTAGCGATACAAATGTCTCTTCGAACTACTACGACTCTGCTCTTCTTGCATCTCAG ATTAAGCATTTGGCTAAAGAGATCAGGGATTTGACAATATCTCGACCGGTTACCATAGTCAATGGTGACAATACTACTG GGGGTTTAACATCTTACATAATGCCTGCTGCTGCAATTGGAGCATTGGGGTACTGTTACATGTGGTGGAAG GGATGGTCCTTCTCTGATGTCATGTTTGTCACAAAACGAAATATGGCCAGTGCTGTTGCAAACGTGTCGAAACAACTAGAGCAAGTATCTGCAGCTCTAGCT GCAACAAAAAGACACCTAACCCAGAGGCTTGAAAACTTGGATGGGAAACTGGATGAGCAGAAGGAAATGTCTAAATGTATTATGAATGAG GTTAATGAGGTTAAAACTGATCTTTCTCAAATTGGATTTGATATTGAATCGATTCAGAACATGATAGCTGGACTG GAAGGAAAGATTGGACTTCTTGAAAATAAACAG GATATGACTAATGCAGGTATATACTATCTATGCCAATTTGCTGGGGGCATTAAAGATGGACTGAATGGTAAATTCTTTCAG GAAGCTAGTGAGAAACTTCAGTTTACTCAGTCTTCAATCACCTTTTCTCCAGATGAATCAAGCAAG GGCTTACAATTTATTGCGGAAAATATCAAAGTAGGAGAGGCAGATAAACTGAAGCCAGCGACTATTTCTCAAAAAGATATGCAGGAGAAACCGATGAAAACAACGATCCTGAGAAGTACAACAATTCACAGATCATTCCCTGGTGGTATTTCCCATAGGAAAGACGGGATTGCTTTATGA
- the LOC103992959 gene encoding BAG family molecular chaperone regulator 5, mitochondrial-like, with protein sequence MRSSTSSCLSSTAATMDSYPDNTYYYYSSTSFYYDGPNDHTTRPISNTAISFPIDSPDGTPTPIPVRLPASVTAAAAIRIQSAYRGHLVQTLVGQIRAVDAEAARMEQRIRRQETVDAVRRDERERLRVSEGLMALLLRLDSVPGIYPAVRELRRAVARRIVALQEVLDAVVAAAPVTVAEGIPASWDEILQVIWVAEDDEVEVGLPETGFNYLEKFLFEV encoded by the coding sequence ATGCGCTCCTCCACCTCTTCCTGCCTTTCCTCTACCGCCGCCACCATGGATTCCTACCCCGACAACACCTACTACTATTATTCCTCCACATCCTTCTACTACGACGGCCCAAATGACCACACCACCCGTCCGATTTCCAACACCGCAATCTCCTTCCCCATCGACTCCCCGGATGGAACCCCGACGCCCATCCCCGTCCGCCTTCCCGCCTCCGTCACTGCGGCCGCCGCCATCAGGATCCAGTCCGCCTACCGGGGCCACCTGGTCCAAACCCTCGTGGGGCAGATCAGAGCCGTCGACGCCGAAGCCGCCCGGATGGAGCAGCGAATCCGTCGGCAGGAGACGGTGGACGCCGTCAGGAGGGACGAGCGGGAGCGGCTCCGGGTGAGCGAGGGCCTAATGGCCCTGCTGCTCCGGCTCGACTCCGTGCCGGGTATCTACCCGGCGGTGCGGGAGCTGAGGAGGGCCGTCGCCCGCCGGATCGTCGCGCTCCAGGAGGTCCTCGATGCCGTCGTGGCGGCGGCGCCCGTCACCGTCGCCGAGGGGATTCCCGCGAGCTGGGACGAGATCCTGCAGGTAATCTGGGTAGCGGAGGATGACGaggtagaggtgggtcttcccgAGACAGGATTCAACTACTTGGAGAAGTTTCTGTTCGAGGTGTAA